A window of the Lactuca sativa cultivar Salinas chromosome 7, Lsat_Salinas_v11, whole genome shotgun sequence genome harbors these coding sequences:
- the LOC111911118 gene encoding putative 12-oxophytodienoate reductase 11, with protein MAPTIPLLTPYKMGKFNLSHRVVLAPMTRNRSYGNTPQPHAILYYSQRATKGSLLITEATGVSDTAQGYPETPGIWTKEQVEAWKPIVNSVHEKGGIIFCQIWHVGRVSNSGFQPNGEAPLSSTDKGITPGLAGGDWSPPRRLRSDEIPAIVNDFRLAARNAIDAGFDGVEIHGANGYIIDQFLKDQVNDRSDEYGGTLENRCRFALEIVEAVANEIGGDRVGIRLSTFANYMECVDSDPEALGLYMANALNKYEILYLHVIEPRMVEVDTLYETPHSTLPMRKAFKGTFISAGGYKRDDGINAVADGKADLVAFGRLFLANPDLPKRFEIGAGLNKYDRNTFYTQDPKVGYTDYPFLEV; from the exons ATGGCACCCACAATTCCTCTTCTCACTCCATACAAAATGGGCAAATTCAATCTCTCCCACAG GGTTGTACTCGCACCCATGACCAGAAATAGATCTTATGGTAATACGCCTCAACCACATGCGATTTTGTATTATTCTCAAAGAGCAACCAAAGGAAGTCTCCTTATCACTGAAGCAACTGGGGTCTCTGACACTGCCCAAGG GTATCCTGAAACACCTGGTATTTGGACGAAAGAACAAGTTGAAGCATGGAAGCCGATTGTGAATTCAGTTCATGAAAAGGGTGGCATAATCTTTTGTCAGATATGGCATGTGGGTCGCGTCTCTAACAGTG GATTTCAACCAAATGGTGAAGCTCCATTATCTTCTACGGACAAAGGAATAACACCGGGCCTCGCCGGAGGAGATTGGTCTCCACCTCGTAGACTACGCTCCGATGAAATCCCAGCCATCGTTAACGACTTCAGACTCGCTGCACGCAACGCCATTGATGCAG GATTTGATGGTGTAGAGATCCATGGAGCAAACGGATACATAATAGATCAATTCCTGAAAGATCAAGTGAATGACAGATCCGATGAGTACGGCGGAACCCTAGAAAACAGGTGTCGATTTGCCTTAGAAATTGTAGAAGCAGTGGCGAATGAGATCGGAGGCGACAGAGTTGGTATAAGGCTATCCACATTCGCGAATTACATGGAATGCGTTGATTCTGATCCTGAAGCTCTTGGGCTTTACATGGCGAATGCACTGAACAAGTATGAGATCCTTTATCTCCATGTAATTGAGCCCAGAATGGTGGAAGTTGATACGTTGTATGAAACTCCACATAGTACTCTTCCGATGAGGAAAGCTTTCAAGGGGACGTTTATTAGCGCCGGCGGTTATAAGAGGGATGATGGCATCAACGCCGTCGCCGACGGTAAGGCGGATTTGGTTGCATTTGGGCGGCTTTTCTTGGCAAATCCGGATTTGCCTAAGCGGTTTGAAATTGGTGCGGGTCTTAATAAGTATGACAGGAATACATTTTATACCCAAGATCCGAAGGTCGGGTATACGGATTATCCATTCCTTGAGGTGTGA